Proteins encoded together in one bacterium window:
- the gyrA gene encoding DNA gyrase subunit A, giving the protein MPTSNNGNDGKIIPGVSPLSIEKELKTSFLDYAMSVIVSRALPDVRDGLKPVHRRILYAMHKLGYYNDKPYRKSATVVGEVMGNYHPHGDGAIYQTVVGLVQEFSKRYPLLDGQGNWGSVDGDNAAAMRYTEVRMAKIARDILADIEKETVPFVPNFDESRLEPTLLPAKIPSLLVNGSSGIAVGMATSVPPHNLREIVDACIELLKNPDMSEDRLFQIVPAPDFPTGGIICGRAGIVKAYRTGHGRVVVRGVVDVEEDKRRNALIIREIPYQVNKADLITKIADLVKNKVIESISDIRDESDRTGMRVVIEIKRGENAQVTLNQLYKHTALQSSMSIILLALYQNRPVLFTLREMLDHFILFRKEIITKRTEFDLSKSKAREHILLGLLLALENIDQVVALVKSAQTASEAMLLLNQNFKLSEEQAKAILEMRLQRLTGLEQDKIHLEISELHKLISKLELILKDELVLKQEVVEELEIIKKQYGDERRTKIGPAIDILSEADLIPDEDVVVTLTRKGYIKRVPLSLYAMQHRGGKGKKGMADLTDADDVMEDAYVTQTHDELLFFTNTGRLFTMTVFQVPEGSRTARGRAIVNVLNLPPEEKVVKLLCTRDMKDKFIVMVTKQGKIKKTDAMAFVKVRSTGIRALNLNEGDELAFCGISNGSDSIIIATNNGQGIHFKETEVRPMGRQAAGVRGISLRKNDFVVGMVIIHAEGAVLFATSMGYGKRVKVADFRVAHRGGVGVRTIPTGGRNGMVIGLVSVTDQSELLLIDTNGKVIRLSPQEVRTMGRQAKGVRLVRLDEGQNLSALLAFEPQEGEQDDEANGQQSPEAGDAPKVSHSPVLEEDDVMEDDGLLEEDFLDDIEEEEEPVIDDEDDEEDN; this is encoded by the coding sequence ATGCCTACAAGTAATAATGGTAATGACGGAAAAATTATTCCTGGTGTCTCGCCTCTTTCTATTGAAAAAGAGCTGAAGACGTCATTTCTAGACTATGCAATGTCAGTTATTGTTAGTCGTGCTCTTCCTGACGTTCGTGATGGTTTGAAACCGGTTCATCGTCGTATTTTGTATGCTATGCATAAACTTGGTTACTATAATGATAAACCATATCGTAAATCAGCAACCGTCGTGGGTGAAGTGATGGGTAATTACCATCCACATGGCGACGGTGCAATTTATCAAACCGTTGTTGGTTTAGTGCAAGAATTTTCTAAGCGGTATCCGCTACTTGATGGTCAAGGAAATTGGGGTTCTGTTGACGGTGATAATGCGGCAGCAATGCGTTATACCGAAGTGCGTATGGCAAAAATTGCGCGCGACATCTTAGCAGATATTGAAAAAGAAACCGTACCATTTGTTCCTAACTTTGACGAATCTCGTTTAGAACCAACCTTGTTGCCAGCAAAAATTCCAAGCTTGTTGGTTAACGGTTCATCAGGGATTGCGGTTGGTATGGCAACATCGGTACCGCCCCACAACTTGCGCGAAATTGTTGATGCTTGTATTGAACTTTTAAAAAATCCAGACATGTCTGAAGATCGTTTGTTCCAAATTGTTCCTGCGCCAGATTTTCCAACGGGCGGTATTATTTGTGGTCGAGCTGGCATTGTTAAAGCGTATCGTACTGGTCATGGCCGTGTGGTGGTGCGTGGTGTTGTTGATGTTGAAGAAGATAAGCGCCGCAATGCGTTAATTATCAGAGAAATTCCTTACCAAGTTAACAAAGCTGATTTGATTACCAAAATAGCTGACTTGGTTAAAAATAAAGTTATTGAAAGCATTTCTGATATTCGCGATGAATCTGACCGTACCGGTATGCGGGTGGTTATCGAAATTAAGCGTGGCGAAAATGCGCAAGTCACCTTGAATCAATTGTACAAACACACGGCGTTACAATCTTCAATGTCGATCATTTTGTTGGCGTTGTACCAAAACCGTCCGGTATTGTTTACGTTGCGTGAAATGCTTGATCATTTCATTCTCTTTCGCAAAGAAATTATCACCAAACGTACTGAATTCGATTTATCAAAGAGCAAAGCGCGCGAGCATATTTTGCTTGGCTTACTCTTGGCGCTCGAAAATATCGATCAAGTTGTTGCATTGGTTAAGAGTGCACAAACGGCAAGCGAAGCGATGCTGCTGCTTAATCAAAATTTCAAATTGAGTGAAGAACAGGCTAAGGCGATTCTTGAAATGCGTTTGCAACGCTTGACTGGTCTTGAGCAAGATAAGATTCATTTAGAAATTAGTGAACTTCATAAGTTGATTTCAAAATTGGAATTGATATTAAAAGACGAGCTTGTATTAAAGCAAGAAGTTGTTGAAGAACTTGAAATTATTAAAAAACAGTATGGCGATGAGCGCAGGACAAAGATTGGCCCAGCAATTGATATTTTGAGCGAAGCTGACTTGATTCCAGACGAGGATGTTGTGGTAACGTTGACGCGCAAGGGTTACATTAAACGTGTGCCATTGTCGTTGTACGCAATGCAACATCGTGGCGGTAAGGGTAAGAAAGGCATGGCCGACTTAACCGATGCTGATGATGTGATGGAAGATGCGTACGTAACGCAAACGCATGATGAGTTGTTGTTCTTTACCAACACTGGTCGTTTGTTTACCATGACGGTATTCCAAGTGCCAGAAGGTTCACGTACTGCTCGTGGTCGTGCAATTGTTAACGTGTTAAATCTGCCGCCTGAAGAAAAAGTAGTTAAATTGCTGTGTACCAGAGACATGAAAGATAAATTCATTGTGATGGTAACTAAGCAAGGTAAAATTAAAAAAACTGACGCTATGGCATTTGTTAAAGTGCGTAGTACCGGTATTCGTGCACTCAACCTCAATGAAGGCGATGAGTTGGCATTCTGTGGTATCAGTAACGGGAGCGATTCCATTATTATTGCAACCAACAATGGCCAAGGTATTCACTTCAAAGAAACTGAAGTTCGTCCAATGGGCCGTCAAGCTGCCGGTGTCCGTGGTATTAGTTTGCGTAAGAACGACTTTGTGGTTGGAATGGTTATCATTCACGCTGAAGGAGCGGTCTTGTTTGCAACGTCAATGGGTTATGGTAAGCGCGTTAAAGTTGCCGATTTCCGTGTTGCGCACCGTGGTGGTGTTGGCGTGAGAACAATTCCAACGGGTGGTCGTAACGGCATGGTTATCGGCTTGGTAAGTGTTACCGACCAATCTGAATTGTTGTTGATTGATACTAACGGTAAAGTAATTCGTCTGTCACCACAAGAGGTTCGCACCATGGGGCGTCAAGCCAAGGGCGTGCGCTTAGTTCGTCTTGATGAAGGACAAAATCTTTCAGCATTGTTGGCTTTTGAGCCGCAAGAGGGCGAGCAAGACGATGAGGCCAATGGGCAGCAAAGTCCTGAAGCCGGAGATGCGCCAAAAGTGTCGCATAGCCCTGTGTTAGAAGAAGATGATGTCATGGAAGATGATGGACTTCTTGAAGAGGATTTCCTTGATGATATTGAGGAAGAAGAAGAGCCTGTCATTGACGATGAAGATGACGAAGAGGACAATTAA
- the dprA gene encoding DNA-protecting protein DprA has protein sequence MIHEKNRQVLLHLLLLSGIGPVGILKILSYFTQQQSPDQWCDDYIDRLPTTLFDLENLYHLSVADFLHMGLSAKVAHALCDGLADRTLLEKELQSLEKIDVRLITLLDADYPMLLRHIHVPPTVLYVQGSLPEPVGPRLAFVGARLADSYGQRAVSLLVPQLVQTGFETVSGGARGIDTMVHQETLNAGGKTFVVLGSGLLDLYPQENERLFKQVCERGGALISPFPLHSGPDRGNFPARNRIIAGMSQGCVVVQAAEKSGALITAHFALEQGRQVFAVPGSIFSELSFGCNRLIAQGAKSVHNVHAILEEFGHVPQQENQDKIIVPAKRVVAEPRMGQKTIETVVQKNPEPVGELDPILVCLQRPQTLDELCVATGLSLDEVQNKLFELHLEGKVKQNFSGTWQAA, from the coding sequence TTGATTCATGAAAAAAATAGGCAGGTGCTTTTGCACCTGCTTTTGCTTTCTGGCATAGGTCCAGTAGGTATTTTAAAAATACTTTCGTATTTTACGCAGCAACAATCGCCTGATCAGTGGTGTGACGATTATATCGATCGCTTGCCAACAACCTTATTTGATTTAGAAAATCTTTATCATTTGAGTGTGGCAGATTTTTTGCATATGGGTTTGTCTGCCAAAGTTGCACACGCGTTGTGTGATGGATTAGCCGACAGAACATTACTCGAAAAAGAACTGCAATCGCTTGAAAAAATCGATGTTCGTTTAATCACGCTGCTCGATGCAGACTATCCAATGTTGCTGCGGCATATTCATGTTCCGCCAACGGTGTTGTATGTTCAAGGCTCTTTGCCTGAGCCAGTAGGCCCACGCCTTGCGTTTGTTGGTGCGCGTTTGGCAGATTCTTATGGCCAGCGTGCTGTGTCGTTGCTCGTGCCGCAATTGGTGCAGACTGGTTTTGAGACGGTGAGCGGTGGTGCGCGCGGTATCGATACGATGGTGCATCAAGAAACATTAAACGCTGGTGGCAAGACGTTTGTTGTTCTTGGTTCAGGGTTGTTAGACTTGTACCCGCAAGAAAACGAACGGCTATTCAAACAAGTGTGTGAGCGCGGTGGGGCACTTATATCGCCATTTCCGTTGCATTCTGGTCCTGATCGTGGCAATTTCCCAGCGCGTAATCGCATTATTGCCGGCATGTCGCAAGGTTGTGTAGTGGTGCAAGCGGCGGAAAAAAGCGGTGCACTTATTACCGCTCATTTTGCGCTTGAGCAAGGCAGGCAAGTTTTTGCAGTGCCGGGTTCAATTTTTAGCGAATTAAGTTTTGGCTGCAACAGGCTCATCGCGCAAGGGGCCAAAAGTGTTCACAACGTTCATGCCATTCTTGAAGAATTTGGGCATGTGCCACAACAAGAAAATCAAGATAAAATTATAGTGCCCGCCAAGCGAGTAGTTGCTGAGCCGCGGATGGGACAAAAAACAATAGAAACAGTTGTGCAAAAAAATCCTGAGCCCGTCGGAGAGCTTGATCCGATTTTGGTCTGTTTGCAAAGGCCGCAGACGCTTGACGAGTTGTGCGTGGCTACCGGTTTATCGTTAGACGAAGTACAAAATAAATTGTTTGAATTGCATCTTGAAGGTAAAGTTAAACAAAATTTTTCAGGAACGTGGCAAGCCGCATAA
- the pgsA gene encoding CDP-diacylglycerol--glycerol-3-phosphate 3-phosphatidyltransferase: MKRLFNVANILTLFRIALTPIFLWLFFSEHGYLGVSIVVFSIAAFTDLCDGYIARRYDHTTELGSFLDPIADKALIGAVFFAFYRVGLVPLWFLGVLVVRDVMVTGLRMVLSQRRRSLVTSQLAKWKTFLQFMTIYVLFAYLMALLNDSDSTIALVLNLFIDPMLYALAGLTVYSAVEYVIDLSDYAAYLVASCCHLGGVGIMPGTVGSMAALLVFYGLNIENIVALSILLLLIFFVGVRSCSVLISSAVRPELIEGFERHHVEQYQDPSWIVIDEFFGMGVALFLLPHTFMAYGIAFVLFRFFDIVKPFPINRIDAAPWGGWSVMLDDFLAGIFACALTHGILWFQEIFFIM; this comes from the coding sequence TTGAAGCGTTTGTTTAATGTTGCCAATATTTTAACACTTTTTCGTATCGCACTGACGCCTATCTTTCTGTGGCTTTTTTTTTCCGAGCATGGTTATCTTGGTGTGTCTATCGTAGTTTTTTCAATTGCTGCATTTACTGACTTGTGTGACGGTTATATTGCTCGGCGCTACGACCACACCACAGAGCTGGGCAGCTTTCTAGATCCCATTGCCGATAAGGCATTAATTGGTGCAGTATTTTTTGCTTTTTACCGAGTTGGGTTAGTGCCTCTCTGGTTCTTAGGCGTCTTAGTAGTGCGCGATGTTATGGTTACTGGTTTACGCATGGTGCTTTCGCAACGTCGTCGCTCATTGGTTACTTCTCAGCTCGCCAAATGGAAAACCTTTTTGCAATTTATGACCATTTATGTTTTATTTGCGTACTTGATGGCGTTGCTTAATGATTCAGATTCAACCATTGCTTTAGTGCTCAATTTGTTTATTGATCCGATGCTGTACGCATTGGCCGGATTGACCGTTTATTCTGCCGTTGAGTATGTGATTGATTTGAGTGATTATGCTGCCTATCTTGTTGCAAGTTGTTGCCATCTTGGTGGTGTTGGTATTATGCCGGGGACCGTTGGTAGCATGGCAGCATTGCTCGTTTTTTACGGATTAAACATAGAAAATATTGTTGCTTTGAGCATACTGCTTTTGCTGATTTTTTTTGTTGGGGTGCGCAGTTGTAGTGTACTGATCAGTTCCGCCGTTCGTCCTGAGCTTATCGAAGGATTTGAACGGCACCATGTCGAGCAGTACCAAGATCCATCGTGGATAGTTATTGACGAATTTTTTGGCATGGGCGTTGCGCTTTTTTTATTGCCGCACACATTTATGGCGTATGGTATTGCTTTCGTTCTGTTTCGTTTTTTTGACATAGTGAAACCATTTCCCATCAATCGGATTGACGCGGCGCCATGGGGTGGTTGGAGCGTGATGTTGGATGATTTTCTTGCAGGTATTTTTGCATGTGCATTAACACATGGAATCTTATGGTTTCAAGAAATATTTTTTATCATGTGA